acctactccattgacttcagaagcaggccGACCATAAAGTCGCAAGCGCTCaccgatttcatcgctgagtggaccaaaaTCCAAGAACCCGTCGCCGCCACTTGcttgagcactgggtgatgtacttcgacagcgCCCTTAATGTTAATGGAGCCGGTGTGGGCATTCTAttcatcacaccgacaaaggataaactccgatacgtTCTTCTCATACACTTCTCGGTCTCTAACAACGCCGcgaaatacgaagcatgtctccacggcctccgtatagccatcgagctcggcgtcaaacgccttatggtatacggggattccgtgctggttatcaatcaactcaataaagattggtcctgttccagtgagaagatggacgcttactgcgccgaaattaggaagctggaaggaaaattctacggcattgagtaccaccacatggtatgggatcaaaaccaaatagccgACCAACTATCGAAGATGGGATCTTCTCGTACCACGGCTCCGGCAGGGATCTTCgttcaggacctcttgacaccatccattaaggaagacaaggaagttgtagaagtaccccctgccgagcagttggtgctCATGATACCTTCGCAgctcgccgattggagggaacagttcatcaagtacctctccaacggcgaagtacccgccgacaaaatcgaaaccgaacgactaattcgccgaagtaagcactacgtgttggtagatggtagcctgatgaggaaaagtgccaaggaggggatactgcagaaatgcatcatccaagacgacgggGTGAAGCTATtatctgaaattcactctggctcctgtggcaatcatgcggcttcgagaacactggtcggcaaagctttttgagcaggtttctactggcccacggccattaccgatgcagaagatctcgtccggcgatgtgagggatgtcaatttttcaccaagcaaatacatgtgccagcacaagaattacaaaccattccagcttcctggccattcgcatgctggggactggatatgatcgggcctttcaaacctgcgccaggaggtttccggtacgtgtacgtcaccatcgataagttctccaagtggatcaaatacaaaccaCTCATCGTAGCTACCGCTaaaaaagcagtcgagctctttgaggacatcgtacatagattcggtctcctgaacagcatcatcaccgacctcgggacaacttttaccggccatcatttttgggacttctgcgaggacAGGTGCATTTCTGTTAAGTACGTTTCCATCGCTCACCCTAGAGctaacgggcaggtcgagcgagctaacggtatgatcctcgacgccctcaagaaaaggctctatcagaaagaagagaagcacccgggcagatggctcaaagaactaccagctgtggtctggggactgcgcactcaagctagtcgtagtaccggtgtatctccatattttatggtctacggctcagaggccatacttccagcggatattgcattcctgagcacccagagtagaaaactatgacgaagaccaagccgcagctgttcggacagaagacattgatcgggccgaggaagaacgtctgattacttgcgttcgcacaaccaagtacctcgaaggtctgcggaggtattacaaccgtaacgtcaaaggtcgttcgttcgcgatcggcgacctcgtcttacgtcggaaacaaaaaaccgaagggcttcacaagctgtcttcaccatgggagggcccttacatcaTAAAAGGtgtcacccgaccagggtcttatcgtttATGCGACCTAGATGGACTCGAGGTTCCCAACTCctagcacatagagcaccttatacgtttcttcccatgaaataacatagatatgtattctatactttaatattaataaagttctggtctccataatttgtctacattttttccttcatcataagcttcaACTACCGTTAGCGAAATGTAAGCCACACCGCGATGGCCTCCAATACGCACGACTGATTCCTCCAAATCACCGATAACAATTCCTCTAAATCGCCGAGAAtgtttcctccaaatcgccgagcacgattcctccaaatcgccgagcacgattcctccaaatcaccgagcacgattcctccaaatcgccgagcacattAACTCCCAATCACCGAACATGATTTTTTCCGAAAATCACCTACCATGCTTACTTCAGGACACGTAGGTTTTCCTACAAAAACAACGACGGTGTTGCACTTTCAATTTTCGCAACATAGCCCGCCGATCGTCAAACAACATACCTTTTTTTCCTTCTGTTATCTATGGAAACGACCCAGTTCCCGACTACATCCTACATGTGCCTAGGGGctccgccctctgcgttatggttggtcggctgcggttccttggccatgcctgttcatcctacacgtgtcagtgcctccgcgctcaacgttatggactatgggctagtcaaggcctagatttcagttATGAATTAATCGCTCGGACGCCGCTTGAGCCATTTCCCTAGCCACGTTATTCACGTTGGCTGCTAGGCAGAACGTTTTTTCGCAATAGCAATTCTGGAGGGCAACAAGGCTCTAACACCCCACCAAACGCACCATGTGCTCGGTGCTCGGCATGTTGGCCGGCAGGACACGGTCTTATGACAACTCCTATTtctccaacatacgcatgggctccgcGTTATGCGTTATGGATCACGACCTAACTAAGGCATTTAGTTCAGTGAAAATTAAAAGATCAAACACAGCTTATATTAAAAAAAAGCATCGGGTCCATAATACACAGATTCTTCTTAGCCAGATAAATCATGTAATACAGGAGGTAACATCCGAGCAGCTCTTTAAGCTTCGCCAATAGCTTCAGTTTTGCCAAACaagtctatatcgccgacaagcactttcgccacatcctccacgtcatcctccagctgctgggtctgcgcgtcgctcagcccatcggcaaacccaccacctatcgactggatgtcgacggacggataatgggaccgaacaaccgcaagggcatgagtagcggcggtcaaaacggcatcgcggttgaagttttcccacgccgccttgcatcTCTACACGATGGTGTTTGGTCCCTGCTGCCTACCATCAGGACGAGGTGCCGGTTCAACGTCGACGCAGTCcagcactggttttattgcggcagttatagtgttgaagttatccttctggactttggcctcttgcaccagcacatcgaattgtgccttggttttatgtcgataatctgcaagaattacaatggttcgtcacggcaaaaacaaaaaaaaagagaaaagaattacggcgtcacttccgatcaggggaagcctacctttcaattcttcggcCAGTTTGTTGGCTCGATTCGACTCCTTCGttttctcttgtcggatttgttcgacggtctggcgaagccggttgagttctgcatcttgctctgccaGCACAAAAAGATAAGACAAAAAAACAATACGGTGACTTACTGCAAagcacattatgtgaaaaagaatacccgatttcagcttggatgcatcctccaactgctggcacttccggtcgagctgttcagttttactatcgagttctacgttcttcttgctcaactgctcggacatctTCTTAATTTCCTCGGATGCAATTGCCAGCTCCTCGGATGTCCTTTTCAGTTGCTCGGACGACGCCGTTAgtcgctcggacagaaccccattttgatgttcaaggtcccgcgaattcgactccgcaaggtcccgctcCCGATGGGCCCTTTGAATACTTTTTTCCGAAAGACTTAAAGCCTCCTggagtatcttattttcctcggtgaggggctccatcctctttatcaattGATGCCGTTGTTCGgctgtccgagctatcccctaTGGGTTAACAGTGCAAaagataaaccttgatcttccgacaacatttatcggtgttattggcatggcactcacctcgatttgagtcataactccggtgacggcggatttcaacctctttatctctctggtggtgttttcttcttcGATGACCACCACCTCTTCCCCGCGTTTCCGGAGAATACGGACGGACTGGGGCTCAGGCGTAGTGCGCTCGATCTCCACGACCTCGTCCTCATCCATCATCGCTTGAGGCACCTTCGGGGGGCTCCGTGGTCGGACCGccgctccgaccactcctggTGCCCCTACGGGGGACGATGTTTGCTCCTCAGCAGTTGACGGGGTGGCGTCTGTAACCTCCGGCGCATCAACAGCAGCCGCAGTTTCTGTTTCCATGGTAACAACCTTTTCGGTCGTAGCCGCGGTTGTGGTCGCCGACTCACCCATCGTGTGCGCCAACGATTCACCGTCGCCAGGTAAGCTGGGAGCGATGGCTGGCTCATCCTCTGCTCGCCGAACACTCGGGGACTCCTGGACGGGGACAGTCATCATCTTTTCTTCTGAGGTCACGGGCCTTGGCGTCGCACTGCGTCATATCGGCTTCTCAGTAACAAGGTGAAATCAAAGAACAATataattactccaaggcaaatatactcatGGTTTGGTCTTgcgattgattttcttgaatcggcggTGCCTGCCTAACCCCCCAGGTGCGGCTGCTTGGTCGACCTTGTGGGAGGGCTCCTGCGCCTCCGCAGCGGGCTGCCGCTCTTCTTGGCGCTCGGCGGCCCCACCTTCCGTGTGCTATTCGGGGGCTTTGGTACTTTGCATCGCCGGGGCGTCCGCCGTTGCCCGACCATAACTTTCCCCTACTCGATGCTTGGGAGCGACACTATTCGTCGGCGCCTCCGTCGTGCTCGGTGGAGGTGCTGACTGGTCttcgtcatcgtccgaccactccagcacagcaATTCGTGGCGGCCGAACTGCtcggtcctctccaagagagatgcctcctggtttgtgtgcatgagagctggcggtttttctccttttttgggctGGCTCGTCTACTGCCGGTCTCTTCCCGCGAACCTTCTCtgacactggggatggactatccgacgaggagctcggctcaccttcttcatgctgcagtggccgtcgaggatctactccttttggccaattggctctcggcacgtttgaaaagtatattgacctatcctgcgaatgaatcttttcataagtgagtcagtactatgctcggcaattaTTGCCTGATAGACGCGAAGcgaaatggttacctgaggaggcgggttggtgcagttgaaagccttcgtccCTTTAGGCCAGCTGAACGAGACATTCGAAGAAAACAGATCCATGGCACAGTCCATCACTTCTTTCTTCGACAGGCGGTCCGTGCTTTCAcgggtaccgtcgttgtcacctttaaagtcgaacgctgggtgggccctctctttgtagggttggatgcgccgaactatgaaactagctgcaactagttcacccctaagctccaagccTTTACTCAATTCCAAAAGTTCCATTACCTACTCCATTTCagcgttgttgggtctctccgaccagttactgtggttaaccgggatgtagtggacgtcgcatcgaatcaacGGGTGActctgtttgatatagaaccatctagagTTCTAGCCTTTCAGGGAGGTATTCAGTGGAACGTTGATAtactcgctggccatcccatccctgagctgcaggtacacgccgccgaccacctttgaaccgctgccccccttcttcttcagacagaacaagtgcctgaagaggttgaagtgcggcagaacaccgagaaatgcctcgcagaaatggatgaagataaaAACATGTAGAATGTTGTTGGGGTGTtgattacagaggctaatcgcccaaaactccatatgatccctcagaaaggggtggacaggaaaccctaaccctcgccagaaataatcctcaaatactacagcctcgtcagtatgtggtgtcgggaagggctcactgctagctggccgccatccagcagtaAGATGGTCGGGGATAACGCCCACCGCCACCATCTTATCGAGATCAGCCGCCGACGTcctcgacggcacccactcctcgtcgcggctaCCTCCGGTGACCACTTTCTTCGGCTTTATggctccttttttcggcgccatCTCCTATGGTTTGGTCCTAGGGTTGACGGGGAATGCTCACGATTGATGCAGAAGGTGAAGCACAGGGCTTGCGAAGGCAGGAAGCAGGGTGGTTTGACGGAGGTAGGAAGCGATATGAgtggcggcgcggttataaagcatTTCCCCCACTCTACCTTaactctgagggtttttgggaaaccgttcccacgatcagcgctacatcgattcctccaaaatggtttgatgggccgcaacttgggctatcgcgTCACAGTAGCCCACGCCGCTGATTTATCGCCGCCACTTTCTCCGAATTCTCCGCATTCtaatgaggcttagtaactgatactGAACGGCCATTACTCCGAATTTCTTGCCGCAATTTGATTTATCTGATATCTACGCTAGaaactcggggactggctacctgctcggacggttcactaatttctgagcctagcaccacgtgactacgtcacctactgtcaggctcagggagtaagtgggcacacttcaccttgcggtgaatgtgtttgtttttttgaaAGCATCTGAGCATCCAAAGGATaaaccaggtatctttaccattgttttcggattctaagtgggcacacttcactttaccatgcaggaatttttaattttggacttgagctccttacacccttatgacaagccgtgtTCGGAACACACTGCACGATGATGTTGTACACTGCTCGGCAGTTGCTCACGACTGATCGGCTGCTCcatatggtggtcggaccacgatttggacagctcggtcttggatcgcacctgctcggaaagtctcaagacggcgttgcgcaacgggtacaaggcgctcggggactagctgtggggggtacgaccccggatacccacggcaggtcacatgggctatgcctccaggggcggtccagcccgcaagaaggagccttgcggggcacgattctgttcggcgacccccgcaaggcac
This DNA window, taken from Miscanthus floridulus cultivar M001 chromosome 13, ASM1932011v1, whole genome shotgun sequence, encodes the following:
- the LOC136499703 gene encoding uncharacterized protein, which produces MEPLTEENKILQEALSLSEKSIQRAHRERDLAESNSRDLEHQNGVLSERLTASSEQLKRTSEELAIASEEIKKMSEQLSKKNVELDSKTEQLDRKCQQLEDASKLKSEQDAELNRLRQTVEQIRQEKTKESNRANKLAEELKVLDCVDVEPAPRPDGRQQGPNTIV